From a region of the Paenibacillus segetis genome:
- a CDS encoding GyrI-like domain-containing protein produces the protein MKHEWKKHEKSLYLPKNKPELIIVPSFNFFTIEGSGNPNQESFSEAVGVLYSLSYGIKMSPKKGIIPNGYFEHSIYPLEGIWDISDEAKANNNHTLDKNELVYKIMIRQPDFVTKELACEIIETVKSKKPHPLLEKVQFEAIEDGLSVQILHTGPYDNEPESFELMDQYCSANGLVRTVLTHREIYITDARKTAIDKLKTVLRISVKHLEH, from the coding sequence ATGAAGCATGAATGGAAAAAACATGAGAAATCGTTGTATTTGCCAAAAAACAAACCTGAGCTTATTATCGTCCCAAGCTTTAACTTTTTCACGATAGAAGGATCAGGTAATCCTAATCAGGAGTCATTCTCTGAAGCGGTAGGTGTGCTATATTCCTTATCGTATGGGATCAAAATGTCTCCTAAGAAAGGCATCATCCCAAATGGTTATTTTGAGCATAGTATCTATCCGCTTGAGGGAATTTGGGATATAAGTGATGAAGCTAAAGCTAATAACAATCATACTCTAGATAAGAACGAGTTAGTTTACAAAATTATGATTCGCCAGCCTGACTTTGTAACTAAAGAGCTTGCTTGCGAGATCATCGAAACGGTCAAAAGTAAAAAGCCTCATCCTCTACTTGAAAAGGTTCAGTTTGAAGCCATTGAGGATGGTCTCTCCGTGCAGATCCTGCACACGGGTCCTTATGATAACGAACCTGAAAGTTTTGAGCTTATGGATCAGTATTGTAGTGCAAATGGATTAGTGCGAACTGTACTTACCCACAGGGAAATCTATATTACAGATGCAAGAAAAACTGCAATTGATAAGTTGAAAACCGTGTTACGAATTTCGGTAAAACACCTAGAACACTAA
- a CDS encoding electron transfer flavoprotein subunit alpha/FixB family protein, which translates to MSKTYVVVAEVRDSKLRQVTLEALNSVALAQEDDDLLAVILMGHQLAAITEQLSQYVAGQIHVIDHIDLGTYNSETYFAAIKDVLDSLNPHVVFLGHTASGRDLAPMIAAYLNAGQLSDVIAIEKADAEVLYTRPLYAGKAFEQKKFIESPQVVTIRPNNIAAATANPSNPQAEVITTDYAPPASLRSIVKDVIRKTSGKVDLTEAKIVVSGGRGVKSSDGFKPLQELAEVLNGAVGASRGACDAGYCDYALQIGQTGKVVTPEIYIACGISGAIQHLAGMSQSRIIIAINKDPEAPIFKLADYGIVGDLFVVVPLLTEEFKKALA; encoded by the coding sequence ATGAGTAAAACTTACGTTGTCGTCGCAGAAGTACGTGACAGTAAGCTACGCCAAGTCACGCTGGAAGCGCTGAATTCTGTTGCTTTGGCACAAGAAGATGACGACCTCCTTGCGGTCATTCTAATGGGACATCAGCTTGCGGCGATTACAGAACAGTTATCCCAGTATGTTGCCGGGCAGATTCATGTTATCGACCATATTGATTTGGGAACATACAACTCTGAAACCTACTTTGCTGCTATTAAAGATGTATTGGACAGCTTGAACCCGCATGTTGTGTTCTTGGGGCATACGGCATCAGGACGTGACCTCGCTCCAATGATCGCAGCATATTTAAATGCAGGTCAACTATCAGATGTAATTGCCATAGAGAAGGCGGATGCAGAAGTACTGTATACCAGACCTCTTTATGCAGGGAAGGCATTTGAACAAAAAAAATTCATTGAAAGCCCCCAAGTCGTTACGATACGCCCAAACAATATAGCTGCCGCTACCGCTAATCCTTCTAACCCGCAAGCAGAGGTCATTACAACCGACTACGCTCCACCTGCATCACTTCGTTCCATCGTGAAAGACGTTATTCGTAAAACCTCAGGCAAAGTAGATCTGACAGAAGCTAAAATTGTCGTGTCCGGTGGAAGAGGTGTCAAGAGTAGCGATGGCTTCAAGCCGTTGCAAGAATTAGCTGAGGTATTAAATGGGGCAGTTGGTGCATCGCGGGGAGCATGTGATGCCGGGTATTGCGATTATGCCTTGCAGATTGGTCAAACGGGTAAAGTCGTCACACCCGAAATTTATATCGCCTGCGGAATCAGCGGCGCCATTCAGCATTTAGCCGGCATGAGCCAATCTCGCATCATCATCGCCATCAATAAGGACCCGGAAGCACCGATATTCAAATTGGCCGATTACGGCATCGTAGGCGACCTATTCGTCGTCGTTCCCCTGTTGACGGAAGAATTCAAAAAAGCGTTGGCTTAA
- a CDS encoding PadR family transcriptional regulator has translation MNEWISQVRRGIVEYSILLLLKQNKRYGYEFTTLLSKWQILSVTEGTLYPLLRRLSKEKYIESFWQESASGPPRKYYMLTPLGEELLEEMSGEWKNLVDAIQQIDQLEQTEEKP, from the coding sequence ATGAATGAATGGATTTCCCAAGTCCGAAGAGGGATTGTTGAGTATTCCATTTTGCTTCTTCTCAAACAAAATAAGCGTTATGGATATGAGTTCACTACTTTATTAAGCAAATGGCAAATTCTTTCCGTTACAGAAGGGACTCTGTACCCCTTGTTAAGGCGACTTTCCAAAGAAAAATACATTGAATCATTCTGGCAGGAATCAGCGTCAGGACCCCCTAGGAAATATTATATGTTGACTCCATTGGGGGAGGAGCTTCTAGAAGAAATGTCAGGAGAATGGAAGAACCTTGTAGATGCCATTCAACAAATCGATCAATTGGAGCAAACGGAGGAAAAACCATGA
- a CDS encoding SH3 domain-containing protein, giving the protein MQHYTVIKDHISSYPDPIILRKEQEVLYGKEDTQFPNWIFCTSMATQKEGWVPKQILTTPNKQGIAMATKDYSAHELTANQGDLLLGLEHLNDWTYCKTENDEYGWIPTFCLSASN; this is encoded by the coding sequence TTGCAACACTACACTGTAATTAAAGATCATATATCGAGTTACCCTGACCCAATAATTTTAAGAAAAGAACAAGAAGTTTTATATGGAAAAGAAGATACTCAATTTCCTAATTGGATTTTTTGTACATCAATGGCTACACAAAAAGAAGGATGGGTTCCGAAGCAGATTTTAACAACCCCAAATAAACAGGGTATAGCAATGGCTACTAAAGATTATTCAGCTCATGAATTAACAGCTAATCAAGGTGATTTACTATTGGGTTTAGAGCATTTAAACGATTGGACATACTGTAAAACAGAAAATGATGAATATGGATGGATTCCTACTTTTTGTTTATCTGCCTCCAACTAA
- a CDS encoding PLDc N-terminal domain-containing protein yields MELIYIIPLVVIWLILIITALADISRRDSTQVRGEKKWIWELIIIFIATIGPITYLLAGRKETR; encoded by the coding sequence GTGGAACTGATTTATATAATTCCATTGGTTGTCATTTGGCTTATTCTCATCATTACTGCTTTGGCAGACATCTCTCGAAGAGATAGCACACAGGTTAGAGGCGAAAAAAAATGGATTTGGGAGCTTATCATCATTTTTATTGCCACAATTGGACCCATCACCTACTTGCTTGCAGGCCGTAAAGAAACAAGATAG
- a CDS encoding GyrI-like domain-containing protein: MKYEVVEISEKKVVGITARTRNSDADMPQIIGGLWQRFWTDGIYQSISHKQNDCSIGLYSNYENDVNGAYDITVCCEVSELDHLPSGVEAKIISSGKYAKFVVHGHMQHAVGEFWTKLWGMNLDRRYGYDFEEYQSGGDMDNAEIHIYIAIN, from the coding sequence ATGAAATATGAAGTAGTGGAAATAAGCGAGAAAAAGGTAGTAGGAATCACAGCCCGCACAAGGAATTCTGATGCCGATATGCCTCAAATCATCGGAGGACTATGGCAGCGTTTTTGGACTGATGGCATTTATCAATCCATATCACATAAGCAGAATGATTGTAGTATAGGATTATACTCGAACTATGAGAACGACGTAAATGGAGCTTATGATATCACGGTTTGTTGTGAAGTTTCTGAATTGGACCACTTACCATCTGGCGTTGAGGCAAAGATCATCTCCTCTGGCAAATACGCTAAGTTTGTCGTTCATGGACATATGCAACATGCCGTTGGAGAATTTTGGACAAAGCTATGGGGGATGAATCTAGACCGAAGATATGGCTATGATTTTGAAGAGTATCAAAGTGGTGGCGATATGGACAACGCCGAAATTCATATATACATCGCAATTAATTAA
- a CDS encoding 3'-5' exoribonuclease YhaM family protein yields the protein MTLINQLTSQDEFVGFYLLKELEVKQTNSTPPKEYLDIVLCDSSGQLPAKLWDASATDKETFFPMGLVKVQGLVQTYRERLQVKIIKIRPATAEDGVTLTDFVRSAPISPNDLINTIKGVISSISDEEIAAIVSFCVDKVEDKLMHYPAAKTHHHDYFAGLAYHMVRMLEIGEFLCKQRPFLNSDFLKAGIILHDIAKTEEMVAQLGIVSEYSVQGKLVGHISMASNWITEAAIRLDYDLDSQKVLGLQHLVLSHHNLGEWGSPVQPQTAEAVALHHIDSLDAKLQMVEDALATTPATEEWTPFIRGLENKAVYRLKL from the coding sequence ATGACCTTGATTAATCAGCTCACTAGCCAAGATGAATTTGTAGGATTTTATTTATTGAAAGAACTTGAGGTTAAACAGACCAATAGTACTCCACCCAAGGAGTATTTAGATATCGTCCTGTGTGACTCCAGTGGTCAGCTACCAGCCAAGCTGTGGGATGCATCGGCTACCGATAAAGAAACTTTTTTTCCGATGGGGTTAGTAAAGGTACAGGGGCTCGTGCAAACCTATCGCGAGCGATTGCAGGTTAAAATTATAAAAATTAGGCCCGCTACTGCTGAGGACGGTGTCACGTTAACTGATTTTGTTCGCTCGGCTCCGATCAGTCCGAATGATCTGATTAATACTATTAAAGGGGTAATTTCGAGCATTTCCGATGAGGAAATTGCCGCAATCGTATCATTTTGCGTAGATAAGGTAGAAGATAAATTAATGCATTATCCTGCTGCTAAAACGCATCATCATGACTATTTTGCGGGACTCGCTTATCATATGGTTCGGATGTTGGAAATTGGTGAATTCTTGTGTAAGCAACGACCGTTCTTGAATTCCGATTTCCTAAAGGCAGGCATCATTCTGCATGATATCGCCAAAACGGAGGAAATGGTTGCCCAGTTGGGGATTGTGTCTGAGTACAGTGTCCAAGGGAAGCTGGTTGGGCATATCTCCATGGCATCCAATTGGATCACAGAGGCGGCGATCCGCTTAGATTATGACCTAGATTCGCAGAAAGTGCTTGGTTTACAGCACTTGGTATTGTCGCACCACAACTTGGGTGAATGGGGTAGCCCAGTTCAGCCGCAGACGGCTGAGGCTGTTGCTCTTCATCATATAGATTCGCTCGATGCCAAGCTACAAATGGTAGAGGATGCTTTGGCTACGACTCCGGCTACGGAGGAATGGACACCGTTTATCAGGGGATTGGAGAATAAGGCGGTTTATCGTTTGAAGTTATAA
- a CDS encoding electron transfer flavoprotein subunit beta/FixA family protein: MNIYVILKQTFDTEEKIAIQEGVISDDGVKFIINPYDEYAVEEALHLKEQHGGSVTVLSIGPNRTTEALRTALAMGADEAVLISDDQISSGDEFSVSKVLAAYLDKQSFDLILGGNFSIDSGGGQVAIRLSQLLNIPHVASIIKLDVSGDQAFVHRDSEGDIETLMVTLPALFTAQQGLNEPRYPSLPGIMKAKKKPFHQLTLDDVGLTESEISAKTERLSLFLPPTRKSGQILQGELNDQAAELVQLLQHSDVKAI; the protein is encoded by the coding sequence ATGAATATCTATGTCATTCTCAAACAAACATTTGACACGGAGGAGAAAATCGCAATTCAAGAGGGGGTTATTTCCGACGACGGAGTCAAGTTCATCATAAATCCCTATGACGAATATGCCGTTGAAGAAGCTTTGCACCTCAAGGAGCAACATGGGGGGAGCGTGACCGTCCTTTCTATCGGGCCTAATCGCACAACAGAAGCGTTAAGAACCGCACTTGCCATGGGGGCAGATGAAGCCGTGCTAATTTCTGATGATCAAATCAGTAGTGGTGATGAATTCAGTGTCTCCAAAGTATTAGCTGCTTATCTCGACAAGCAATCCTTCGATCTTATATTAGGAGGCAATTTCTCCATTGATAGTGGAGGGGGCCAAGTGGCCATCCGACTCTCTCAATTACTCAATATTCCGCATGTTGCGTCGATTATCAAGCTCGATGTTAGTGGAGATCAAGCTTTTGTTCATCGTGATTCCGAAGGGGATATCGAAACGTTGATGGTTACCCTGCCTGCATTATTCACCGCACAACAGGGTTTGAATGAACCACGCTACCCGTCGTTACCCGGGATTATGAAAGCAAAGAAGAAACCCTTTCATCAGCTCACTCTAGATGATGTAGGACTTACAGAATCTGAAATCAGCGCCAAAACAGAGCGTCTATCCCTCTTCTTACCTCCTACACGTAAATCAGGTCAAATCTTACAAGGTGAGCTTAACGATCAAGCTGCAGAGCTCGTTCAGCTTCTTCAGCATTCTGATGTGAAGGCGATTTAA
- a CDS encoding HAAS signaling domain-containing protein gives MSVQIDAYIEELERSLRSLPKADKEDAVKEIYSHIYMAISSGIDEQTVLSNLEPPTKLAESLIAEMKIEQARENPKIKSTIRAIFSTVRLGILHVFFVLFPVSVLYLVQFAFIGFGIVCMFVVPSMILMDNGFSVELLKFGFVFLSFFGFGLLLLTLMMQFTVWYSKGVLSYLLETLRRARKPIL, from the coding sequence ATGAGTGTTCAAATCGATGCGTACATTGAAGAGCTGGAACGATCGCTTCGTTCCTTACCCAAGGCTGATAAAGAGGATGCAGTTAAAGAAATATATAGCCATATTTATATGGCCATATCAAGCGGAATTGACGAGCAGACGGTATTGAGCAATTTGGAACCTCCCACCAAGCTTGCAGAAAGTCTTATAGCTGAGATGAAAATTGAACAAGCTCGTGAAAATCCAAAAATAAAAAGTACGATTCGTGCCATTTTCTCAACCGTACGTCTGGGAATTCTACATGTATTTTTCGTTCTATTCCCCGTCAGCGTACTCTATCTCGTCCAATTCGCTTTCATTGGGTTCGGTATCGTTTGTATGTTCGTCGTTCCTAGTATGATCTTAATGGACAACGGATTTTCGGTCGAACTTCTTAAATTCGGATTCGTCTTCTTGAGCTTCTTCGGATTCGGTCTCTTACTACTTACACTGATGATGCAATTTACAGTCTGGTACTCCAAAGGGGTACTTAGTTATTTGTTAGAAACATTAAGGAGAGCGAGGAAACCCATTCTATGA
- a CDS encoding helix-turn-helix transcriptional regulator, translating into MQINRLFEIVYMLFNKKTVTARELAQHFEVSQRTIYRDIETLSQAGIPIYTNKGKGGGISILPQFVLNKSVLSDVEQNDILSALQGLNALNIPNIDPVLSKLGALFNKNNTSWIDVNFSHWGSDDSEIEKFMSLKHAILNKKVIMFDYYSSYGEKLTRSVEPLKLVFKGRGWYLYGYCRLKKDTRMFKITRIRNLLTSDEVFNRDIPEDIWSPSENTGNRGDIITLVMKIDAQLTYRLYDEFQPENISRNDDGSFTVTTSMPENEWVYGYIMSYGEYAEVIEPTHIKDIIVSKYKKALKKYL; encoded by the coding sequence ATGCAAATAAATAGGCTATTTGAAATTGTATATATGCTATTTAATAAGAAGACCGTTACGGCAAGGGAACTGGCTCAGCATTTTGAGGTTTCACAACGGACTATATATAGAGATATTGAGACGCTTAGTCAAGCGGGGATTCCTATCTACACCAATAAAGGTAAGGGCGGGGGTATCAGCATTCTCCCCCAGTTTGTTCTAAATAAGTCTGTGCTGTCAGACGTAGAGCAAAATGATATTTTATCGGCATTACAAGGGTTGAATGCACTGAATATTCCAAATATAGATCCTGTCCTGTCCAAGCTTGGAGCTCTATTTAATAAGAATAATACAAGCTGGATTGATGTGAATTTCTCCCATTGGGGTAGTGATGACAGCGAAATAGAGAAGTTTATGTCCTTGAAACATGCGATTCTTAATAAAAAAGTGATTATGTTTGATTATTACAGTTCCTATGGAGAAAAGTTAACACGGTCCGTAGAACCGCTAAAGCTTGTTTTTAAAGGACGAGGTTGGTATCTCTATGGGTACTGTAGGTTGAAAAAGGATACCCGCATGTTCAAAATTACACGTATTCGAAATTTGCTCACTTCAGACGAGGTCTTCAACAGGGATATTCCTGAAGATATTTGGAGCCCCTCAGAGAACACGGGCAACAGAGGCGACATCATCACATTAGTTATGAAAATAGATGCCCAATTGACCTATCGATTGTACGATGAATTTCAACCTGAGAATATTTCACGCAACGACGACGGAAGCTTTACGGTTACAACTTCTATGCCCGAAAACGAATGGGTGTATGGATATATCATGTCGTACGGAGAATATGCAGAGGTCATAGAACCAACTCATATAAAAGACATTATTGTGAGCAAATATAAAAAAGCACTTAAAAAATATTTATAA
- a CDS encoding DUF4097 family beta strand repeat-containing protein, protein MMIWRRSLLRIALTCIIIGLMGNFILYFMGISPFNTVAVSENRSFKSDSINNIVINAAMDDIQIERISGDAITLTRLGSQSVQYSERLALNTSIDNGTLDITVLELKKQRFTINASYDVDLTLSVPDKIFEAITVTTITGDIQLNNIHSINNTLKSETGHVQVNGTDSRLNKIRTVTGDIELDGNTVSLDLNSTTGEIVIKLAELAGDIQANTMTGDITLYVGKPVKAVQTVLHTGTGKIRTDIAGLELSQDSDQFLARSLGEGNLEVQMSSENGDITFHQTK, encoded by the coding sequence ATGATGATATGGAGACGTTCTTTATTACGAATTGCACTTACTTGTATCATAATCGGACTTATGGGTAACTTTATTTTGTATTTTATGGGCATATCTCCCTTTAATACAGTGGCGGTTAGTGAAAATAGATCATTCAAGAGTGACAGCATTAATAATATTGTGATAAATGCTGCTATGGACGATATTCAAATCGAGCGAATTTCCGGTGATGCTATTACATTAACTAGACTTGGCTCCCAATCGGTTCAATACTCAGAGAGATTAGCACTGAACACGTCGATCGATAACGGTACATTAGATATCACTGTTCTGGAGTTGAAGAAACAACGGTTTACAATCAATGCAAGTTATGATGTTGATCTAACGCTGTCTGTACCGGATAAAATTTTTGAAGCTATTACCGTTACTACCATTACAGGTGATATCCAGTTGAACAATATTCACTCCATTAATAATACCTTGAAATCAGAAACGGGCCACGTTCAGGTGAATGGCACTGATAGTCGATTAAATAAGATAAGAACAGTAACAGGTGATATCGAGTTAGATGGAAATACGGTTTCTCTTGACCTCAATTCAACAACAGGTGAAATTGTTATCAAATTGGCTGAATTAGCTGGGGATATTCAAGCGAATACGATGACAGGAGATATAACACTGTACGTGGGCAAACCTGTTAAAGCTGTACAAACGGTACTTCATACCGGCACCGGAAAGATTCGAACGGATATAGCTGGTCTGGAGCTATCCCAAGATAGTGATCAATTTCTGGCTCGGTCTCTGGGGGAGGGTAACCTAGAGGTCCAAATGTCCAGTGAGAATGGAGATATCACCTTTCATCAAACAAAATAG
- a CDS encoding 3'-5' exonuclease, translated as MDFVAIDFETANANRSSACSLGLVEVQGGVITSEQVWLIDPEQPFDYRNIQIHGITPAMVSGMPTFHELWPTLEPYLQGKQVVAHNASFDMSVLRYCLDQCDVAYPSFQYFCTYLLSKKMLPDMSSYKLNVIAAYYDIALNHHEALDDARACAKILLKLLAQDNHADPVQLSKAHGCKVGSIFAEGYTPFSAPAKKRPKKAASSYLNNRPTFPSSYF; from the coding sequence ATGGATTTTGTTGCAATAGACTTTGAAACAGCCAACGCGAATCGATCAAGCGCCTGCTCTTTAGGCCTTGTTGAAGTCCAAGGAGGCGTTATTACCTCAGAACAGGTCTGGTTAATCGATCCGGAGCAACCTTTTGACTATCGAAATATACAGATTCATGGGATCACTCCTGCAATGGTTAGCGGTATGCCTACGTTCCATGAGCTGTGGCCGACGCTTGAACCCTACCTACAAGGAAAACAGGTTGTCGCGCACAATGCCTCTTTTGATATGAGCGTTTTACGTTATTGCTTAGACCAATGTGATGTAGCGTACCCTTCCTTCCAATATTTCTGTACCTACCTACTGAGCAAAAAAATGTTACCAGACATGTCTTCCTACAAATTAAATGTGATCGCTGCATACTATGACATCGCGCTCAACCATCATGAAGCATTAGATGATGCTCGTGCGTGTGCGAAGATTCTACTAAAGTTATTAGCTCAAGATAATCACGCTGATCCTGTACAACTCTCCAAAGCTCATGGTTGTAAAGTAGGATCGATCTTCGCTGAAGGTTATACTCCCTTCTCGGCTCCAGCGAAGAAACGTCCGAAGAAGGCGGCATCAAGTTACCTCAACAACCGTCCCACTTTCCCGAGCTCTTACTTTTGA
- a CDS encoding YhgE/Pip domain-containing protein — protein MRNIWHIFKSDWIHILRVPTGIFLIAAIIILPGLYDWINVKSVWDPYNNTQGIKIAVTSLDEGAVVNGLNLNMGATLIENLKGNNKLGWTFVDEHEAYDGVMKGTFYASLLVPADFSSKITGIIEGKVDRPEVIYTINEKVNAIAPKITGSGVSAVAKQINESFTESVSEVILSKLSEANIELQNNLPMIRRIEDGIFALESDIPTIEAAGQKVFEVESRLPEINDKAQKIVAVQQMLPEISEAANYVLKLQQYWPQISQATSEVLAIQQRLPQIQEAADRIQEADANFDRISKTIEEALVKTNKALEIVTAAQSQLEKIGTIATTGIQFTNEMNSFLTSNKEAFQSMAPAIKQNLILLNQIASSVELISAKLTDVNIDTASTVTVEQIDQVLARLSTGLHATESLKDLLGNIGSYLPGNNLTGKVDRINSISKKLNTQIQLLNLVKKAVNNNETPPSEAVSQLNAISKNISSSLDELIASYDSELVPAITGGLDKLQETASVTSKTLQTAQGKLPDIAEILASANQVMSFGQGELQRLQTELPDIRAKVHEMAENLKSKTEAFTTAINIVAPFVQNELPKVGGKIDAAASFVQNDLPKAETEIGKVSDFVTTKLPEVQHGVHRVAGLVRDDLPLLEAAIKKAAATLRDVNSNNNIDELARLLRGDIQKESEFLASPVQIKENQLYPIPNYGSAMMPFYCVLALWVGSTLLISLLRAEAENPTGSFRGHELYLGRMFTFMSIGLMQAVCISLGNFIFLDTYVANKYWFVVFALLVSAVFVSITYMLLSVFGNIGKGLAIVFMVLQFSSSGGTFPISMSAPFFQVLNPFMPFTYAISLLREAVGGILWQTAIKDMVFLIVFMGISLFFALALKRPLSNLTKRSAENAKKTKIIA, from the coding sequence ATGCGTAACATTTGGCATATTTTCAAAAGTGATTGGATTCATATCTTACGTGTTCCGACAGGGATATTCCTCATTGCTGCAATTATTATATTGCCTGGATTGTACGATTGGATCAATGTTAAATCGGTTTGGGATCCATATAACAATACGCAGGGAATTAAGATTGCGGTGACTAGTCTGGATGAGGGTGCGGTAGTTAATGGCCTTAATCTTAATATGGGAGCAACGCTGATTGAGAATTTGAAAGGAAATAATAAGCTTGGATGGACGTTTGTCGATGAGCATGAGGCGTATGACGGCGTAATGAAGGGAACCTTTTATGCTAGTTTACTTGTACCTGCTGACTTTTCTTCTAAAATAACCGGGATTATTGAAGGAAAGGTGGACCGACCGGAAGTTATATATACGATCAATGAAAAGGTAAACGCTATTGCTCCCAAAATCACAGGCTCTGGAGTATCTGCAGTTGCGAAGCAGATCAATGAAAGCTTTACGGAGTCGGTGAGTGAGGTCATATTGAGTAAGTTAAGTGAAGCTAACATAGAGTTACAGAACAACCTACCTATGATCCGAAGAATAGAAGACGGGATATTTGCACTAGAAAGCGATATACCGACGATTGAAGCTGCTGGGCAAAAAGTATTTGAAGTGGAGAGCAGGTTACCTGAGATTAATGATAAGGCGCAAAAGATCGTTGCCGTTCAGCAGATGCTTCCGGAAATTTCAGAGGCAGCTAACTATGTGTTAAAGCTTCAGCAATATTGGCCGCAAATAAGTCAGGCTACGTCCGAAGTGTTGGCAATCCAGCAAAGACTGCCGCAAATTCAAGAGGCTGCTGATCGGATTCAGGAAGCAGATGCTAACTTTGATCGTATAAGCAAAACAATTGAAGAAGCACTGGTTAAAACAAACAAAGCACTGGAAATTGTAACAGCCGCTCAAAGTCAGTTGGAGAAGATAGGAACAATAGCTACAACTGGGATACAGTTTACGAATGAAATGAATAGTTTTCTTACTTCGAATAAAGAGGCGTTTCAGTCGATGGCCCCAGCCATTAAGCAAAATTTAATTCTGCTCAATCAGATTGCGAGTTCAGTGGAGCTCATCTCAGCTAAGTTAACGGACGTGAATATCGACACCGCTTCGACTGTGACCGTAGAACAAATAGATCAAGTATTAGCGCGGCTCTCTACGGGGCTACACGCTACCGAAAGCTTGAAAGATTTGCTTGGGAATATAGGCAGTTATTTGCCGGGTAACAATTTGACTGGTAAAGTTGATCGGATAAATTCGATTTCAAAGAAGCTGAATACACAGATTCAATTGCTTAATCTTGTAAAAAAAGCAGTAAACAATAACGAGACACCGCCAAGCGAAGCCGTTTCGCAATTAAATGCCATCTCAAAGAATATATCTAGCTCATTGGATGAATTGATCGCTTCCTATGATAGTGAGCTTGTCCCGGCCATTACTGGGGGATTAGACAAGCTCCAAGAAACGGCTTCAGTCACTTCGAAGACTTTGCAGACTGCACAAGGAAAGTTACCGGATATTGCCGAGATATTGGCTTCGGCTAATCAAGTCATGAGTTTTGGTCAAGGCGAGCTCCAGCGTCTTCAGACAGAGCTGCCGGATATTAGGGCGAAGGTTCATGAGATGGCCGAGAACTTGAAGAGCAAGACAGAAGCTTTTACAACGGCGATTAATATCGTTGCTCCTTTTGTACAGAATGAATTGCCCAAAGTAGGTGGTAAAATCGATGCTGCAGCTTCTTTTGTGCAAAATGATTTGCCAAAAGCGGAGACTGAGATAGGTAAAGTATCGGATTTCGTCACAACTAAACTGCCTGAGGTGCAGCATGGTGTTCATCGTGTCGCGGGATTGGTAAGGGATGATTTGCCGTTGCTTGAGGCTGCGATCAAAAAAGCAGCAGCAACACTTAGAGATGTGAATAGTAACAATAACATAGATGAGCTTGCTAGGTTGCTCCGCGGAGATATTCAGAAGGAAAGTGAGTTTCTTGCTAGTCCGGTGCAAATTAAAGAAAATCAGCTCTATCCAATTCCCAATTACGGGTCAGCGATGATGCCCTTTTACTGTGTGCTTGCTTTGTGGGTAGGGTCAACTTTGTTGATTTCCTTGTTACGTGCTGAAGCAGAGAATCCTACCGGAAGCTTTCGGGGACATGAGCTTTACCTGGGGAGAATGTTCACATTTATGTCGATCGGGTTAATGCAGGCAGTATGTATATCCTTGGGTAATTTCATCTTTCTAGATACCTATGTAGCAAATAAGTACTGGTTTGTCGTCTTTGCCCTTCTAGTTAGTGCTGTATTCGTCTCAATCACTTATATGTTGCTGTCCGTATTTGGCAATATAGGCAAGGGGTTAGCGATTGTATTCATGGTATTACAATTCTCTAGCTCAGGGGGGACCTTTCCAATCAGCATGTCAGCGCCTTTCTTCCAAGTGCTTAATCCATTTATGCCGTTTACCTATGCAATTAGCTTGCTTCGGGAGGCTGTTGGGGGCATATTGTGGCAAACGGCGATCAAGGATATGGTGTTCCTGATTGTGTTTATGGGGATCAGTCTGTTCTTTGCCCTTGCACTGAAACGACCACTTAGCAACCTCACCAAACGTTCCGCGGAAAATGCTAAGAAAACGAAGATTATTGCTTAA